In Granulicella mallensis MP5ACTX8, the sequence TCGTCCGCGTAGAGCGCGATGCCTTCGGGGGTGGCGAAGCTCAGAGGGCGCAGATCGTCCATGCCGAGGATGTGGTCGGCATGGCTGTGGGTGTAGAGCACGGCGTCGACGCTGCGGATGCCTTCGCTGATCGCCTGGGCATGGAAGTCCGGACCGGTATCGACCAGCACGTTGTGCCCGCCGTAGCTGACCTGGATCGACGGCCGTGTGCGCCGATTGGGCGAGCCCGGAATCAGTGCGGAGTTGCAGACAGCACAACCGCAGCCGAGCGTGGGCACGCCCATCGACGTACCGCTGCCGAGGAATGTAAGAGTTGCCTGCATTGACTAGCGAACGATGCTCGGGCCGTTCTGGCCGCTGGGGGGCATGCCGGTTCCGGGAGCGCCCTGCCGGCCTGCGGCCTGGCGGGAGAGGGCCTGGGTGATCTCGAGGAAGCCCATCTGCATCTCGAAGAGGGCCGAGCGTACCAGCTTGTCTTCGGCTTCGGAGAGATTGCCCCTGGTCTTCTCGGCCACGACGGCGAGCATATCGACGGACTGGCGTGCGCCAAGCAGGTCGACCTGCGGGGTCTGGCCGGGTTCGGCGGTGCCGCCGAGCTGGATGATCGCCTGCATGTAGATCGACTGCACGAGGCGGTCGAAGGTCATCTCGGGCAGACGGTCCATGCCCGGATTGGTGGCACGAATGGCGGTGTCC encodes:
- a CDS encoding DUF1844 domain-containing protein; its protein translation is MAEIKEFVVNDRRKFTAEGDIRPDAPPSEPKPARPETLEKPKPPQDAYDSSARLTGPQAVPDKPAAEEATDVEPGEELPPAPTAEQSEQAARAYNATVERLDTAIRATNPGMDRLPEMTFDRLVQSIYMQAIIQLGGTAEPGQTPQVDLLGARQSVDMLAVVAEKTRGNLSEAEDKLVRSALFEMQMGFLEITQALSRQAAGRQGAPGTGMPPSGQNGPSIVR